One segment of Streptomyces sp. NBC_00576 DNA contains the following:
- a CDS encoding SCO family protein: MRKKLFAASALLVAATLTLSACGSGDDSKQSVADVSVEAGSDKAATILDQPFEKPDLVLTDTQGKPYDFRAETKGRPTLVYFGYTNCPDVCPLTMSNIAVAKKQLSKADQDKLRIVFVTTDPKRDTPAALGKWLKGIDPQVVGLTGDFATIQAGARTLGISIEPTSKNKNGKTISMHGTQVIAFSPKTDGGYVLYGEDATVDDYIKDLPKIIKGQNP, from the coding sequence ATGCGCAAGAAGCTGTTCGCCGCGTCCGCCCTGCTCGTCGCGGCCACCCTGACCCTCTCCGCCTGCGGCAGCGGCGACGATTCCAAGCAGTCCGTCGCCGATGTCTCCGTCGAGGCCGGCTCGGACAAGGCGGCCACGATCCTCGACCAGCCATTCGAAAAGCCCGACCTCGTCCTCACCGACACCCAGGGCAAGCCGTACGACTTCCGCGCGGAGACCAAGGGCCGGCCCACGCTCGTCTACTTCGGCTACACCAACTGCCCCGACGTCTGCCCGCTGACGATGAGCAACATCGCCGTCGCCAAGAAGCAGTTGTCCAAGGCCGATCAGGACAAGCTCCGCATCGTGTTCGTCACCACCGACCCGAAGCGGGACACCCCGGCCGCGCTCGGCAAGTGGCTCAAGGGCATCGACCCCCAGGTGGTCGGCCTGACCGGCGACTTCGCCACCATCCAGGCCGGCGCCCGCACCCTCGGTATCTCCATCGAGCCGACGTCGAAGAACAAGAACGGCAAGACGATCTCGATGCACGGCACCCAGGTCATCGCCTTCTCCCCGAAGACCGACGGCGGCTATGTCCTGTACGGCGAGGATGCCACCGTCGACGACTACATCAAGGACCTCCCCAAGATCATCAAGGGGCAGAACCCGTGA
- a CDS encoding YcnI family copper-binding membrane protein, with translation MKVSRIAATAALAGATVLVLSGPAFAHVSVSAEGTAAKGGYATVNFKVPNERDNASTTKLEVSFPTEHPLASVMPEVIPGWTAKVTKSKLAKPLELHGEKISEAVSKVTWTADDGKGIQAGFFQKFPLSLGQLPEDTDELVFKALQTYSNKEVVRWIEVQKDGAEEPDNPAPVLALSAATGDHHGSSAASPEPAEQAAAKTTTTAAAEPADSSDTTARVLAVVGIVVGVAGVAFGVLAGRRRTTTV, from the coding sequence ATGAAGGTTTCCCGTATCGCCGCCACCGCCGCTCTCGCCGGTGCCACCGTCCTCGTCCTGTCCGGCCCCGCCTTCGCGCACGTCAGCGTGTCGGCCGAGGGCACCGCTGCCAAGGGCGGCTACGCGACCGTCAACTTCAAGGTGCCGAACGAGCGCGACAACGCCTCGACCACCAAGCTCGAGGTCAGCTTCCCGACCGAGCACCCGCTCGCTTCGGTGATGCCGGAAGTGATCCCCGGGTGGACCGCCAAGGTCACCAAGTCCAAGCTGGCCAAGCCTCTTGAGCTGCACGGCGAGAAGATCTCCGAGGCCGTCTCCAAGGTCACCTGGACCGCCGACGACGGCAAGGGCATCCAGGCCGGCTTCTTCCAGAAGTTCCCGCTCTCCCTCGGCCAGCTGCCCGAGGACACCGACGAGCTCGTCTTCAAGGCGCTCCAGACGTACTCCAACAAGGAGGTCGTCCGCTGGATCGAGGTCCAGAAGGACGGCGCCGAGGAACCCGACAACCCCGCTCCGGTGCTCGCACTGTCCGCCGCCACCGGGGACCACCACGGCAGCTCCGCGGCCTCGCCGGAGCCCGCCGAGCAGGCCGCCGCGAAGACCACGACCACCGCCGCCGCCGAGCCCGCCGACAGCAGCGACACCACCGCGCGCGTGCTGGCCGTCGTGGGCATCGTCGTCGGTGTCGCGGGCGTCGCATTCGGCGTGCTGGCCGGCCGTCGCCGCACCACCACGGTCTGA
- a CDS encoding ATP-binding protein: MSIWWSLHLRREAASVPLARRLLLGTMETAGVDPDISYDLSVALTEACANAVEHGGDTGHGDSRGAYRVTAYLDGEKCRIEVADSGPGFPAGPAVQEAPRRPVPVAAVPYDAEHGRGLSLIEELADHVTIGNKPGRGGAVVSFDKILKWQKDSPLMAV; the protein is encoded by the coding sequence ATGAGCATCTGGTGGTCACTCCATCTTCGGCGAGAGGCTGCGAGCGTTCCCCTCGCCAGACGCCTGCTGCTGGGCACCATGGAGACGGCGGGCGTCGACCCGGACATCTCCTACGACCTCTCCGTCGCGCTCACGGAGGCCTGTGCGAACGCCGTCGAGCACGGCGGGGACACCGGGCACGGCGACTCACGCGGGGCCTATCGCGTCACCGCGTACCTCGACGGGGAGAAGTGCCGCATCGAGGTCGCCGACTCGGGGCCGGGCTTCCCGGCGGGTCCGGCGGTCCAGGAGGCCCCGCGCCGTCCGGTGCCCGTGGCCGCCGTCCCGTACGACGCGGAGCACGGGCGGGGCCTGTCGCTGATCGAGGAACTCGCCGATCACGTCACCATCGGCAACAAGCCGGGCAGGGGCGGTGCGGTGGTCAGCTTCGACAAGATCCTCAAGTGGCAGAAGGACTCGCCGCTGATGGCGGTGTAG
- a CDS encoding intradiol ring-cleavage dioxygenase — MTGNHKDTSISRRRALAVTGGTVAAGGLAVAGYQSAFADEATSRATAVADATASATASESSGTCVLMSSVTEGPYYLDNALVRKDITEGKSGVPLTLRITVQDTTESCAPVAGAAVEIWHCDAWGYYSGYTTANPGGSAPAESEDGSTADDNTYLRGYQVANANGVVKFETIFPGWYTPRTCHIHLKVHTGGQKEDGTYEGGKVNYTGQLFFPDDAAEAIFTLEPYSQHTGSYTTLDNDMVYDGGGASSGLLTLTPVHKKDVSKGYKGFITLGIDPDAENTGAGSGGGGGTPPSGEPPADAPTDNASPSASASS; from the coding sequence ATGACGGGAAACCACAAGGACACATCGATCAGCCGGCGCCGCGCTCTCGCGGTGACCGGAGGCACGGTCGCCGCCGGCGGACTCGCGGTCGCGGGCTACCAGTCGGCCTTCGCCGACGAGGCGACCAGCAGGGCCACAGCGGTGGCCGATGCCACGGCGTCCGCCACCGCGAGCGAGAGCAGCGGCACCTGCGTGCTCATGTCCAGCGTCACGGAGGGGCCGTACTACCTCGACAACGCGCTCGTGAGAAAGGACATCACCGAGGGCAAGTCCGGTGTCCCGCTGACGCTGCGCATCACCGTCCAGGACACCACCGAGTCGTGCGCCCCGGTGGCCGGCGCGGCCGTGGAGATCTGGCACTGCGACGCCTGGGGCTACTACTCCGGCTACACCACCGCCAATCCCGGCGGCTCGGCCCCCGCCGAGAGCGAGGACGGCTCCACCGCCGACGACAACACCTATCTGCGCGGCTACCAGGTCGCCAACGCCAACGGGGTCGTCAAGTTCGAGACGATCTTCCCCGGCTGGTACACCCCACGCACCTGCCACATCCACCTCAAGGTCCACACCGGCGGCCAGAAGGAGGACGGCACCTACGAGGGCGGCAAGGTCAACTACACCGGCCAGCTGTTCTTCCCGGACGACGCGGCTGAGGCGATCTTCACCCTGGAGCCCTACTCCCAGCACACCGGCAGCTACACCACCCTCGACAACGACATGGTGTACGACGGCGGCGGCGCCTCCAGTGGTCTGCTCACCCTGACGCCGGTCCACAAGAAGGACGTCTCAAAGGGCTACAAGGGCTTCATCACCCTGGGCATCGACCCCGACGCCGAGAACACCGGCGCGGGCAGCGGTGGCGGTGGCGGTACGCCCCCGAGCGGCGAGCCGCCGGCGGACGCCCCGACCGACAACGCCTCCCCCTCCGCTTCGGCGTCCTCGTAA
- a CDS encoding triphosphoribosyl-dephospho-CoA synthase: MSSREDEALALAAVDALTGQLALAPKPGLPDPRDLDARATRKDQLALRWSAKALAPGLTAMAAAARRTGEPTPVLRTELGAIGRSTEHSVALAGGGHRGALWALGLLVAAAALAPGAKALDVAAAAKRIASHPDKRAPRRPSRGSSVSAKYGAAGARGEAKAGFPHVRRALDALATARSNGATEEEARLDALLTVMSTLQDTELLYTAGPHGLRHVQAGARGILEAGGTSTEAGAMALTAFDDDLHTRAWSPRGSAGLFAGALFLDSLPVSSLTRAA, translated from the coding sequence ATGAGCAGCCGTGAGGACGAGGCGCTGGCGCTGGCCGCCGTGGACGCGCTGACCGGGCAGCTGGCGCTGGCTCCCAAGCCGGGCCTGCCCGATCCGCGCGATCTCGACGCCCGCGCCACGCGCAAGGACCAACTTGCCCTGCGCTGGTCGGCCAAGGCGCTCGCGCCAGGCCTCACGGCGATGGCCGCCGCGGCCCGCCGTACCGGCGAACCGACACCCGTGCTCCGTACGGAACTGGGCGCGATCGGCCGGTCCACCGAGCACTCGGTGGCACTCGCGGGCGGCGGTCACCGGGGCGCCCTGTGGGCGCTCGGGCTGCTGGTCGCGGCGGCCGCCCTGGCCCCCGGAGCCAAGGCGCTCGACGTCGCCGCGGCCGCCAAGCGCATCGCCTCCCACCCCGACAAACGCGCCCCGCGCAGACCCTCCCGGGGTTCTTCGGTGTCGGCGAAGTACGGCGCGGCCGGCGCCCGCGGCGAGGCGAAGGCCGGATTCCCGCACGTACGGCGGGCGTTGGACGCCCTGGCCACCGCCCGCTCGAACGGTGCGACGGAGGAGGAAGCCCGCCTGGACGCCCTGCTGACCGTCATGTCGACGCTCCAGGACACTGAGTTGCTCTACACGGCGGGCCCGCACGGCCTGCGCCACGTGCAGGCGGGCGCCCGCGGAATCCTGGAAGCGGGCGGCACGTCCACGGAGGCGGGCGCCATGGCACTGACCGCCTTCGACGACGACCTCCACACGCGCGCGTGGAGCCCCCGCGGCAGCGCCGGCCTCTTCGCGGGGGCCCTGTTCCTGGACTCGCTGCCGGTCAGCTCACTGACACGGGCTGCCTGA
- a CDS encoding aminopeptidase P family protein, with protein MADELNPATPETETEPEEPIKQRKNGLYPGVSDELAESMKSGWADTELTGLEPIAQAGHTAARRAALSARFPGERLVIPSGNLKTRSNDTEYPFRASVEYAYLTGNQTEDGVLVLEPTAGGHKATIYLLPRSDRENGEFWLSGQGELWVGRRHSLAEAEQLYGIPASDVRELAGRLTEATGPVRVVRGFDAGIEAALTDKVTAERDEELRVFLSEARLVKDEFEIGELQKAVDSTVRGFEDVVKVLDKAEATSERYIEGTFFLRARVEGNDIGYGSICAAGPHACTLHWVRNDGAVRSGELLLLDAGVETHTYYTADVTRTLPINGTYTEIQKKIYDAVYDAQEAGIAAVRPGGKYRDFHDAAQRVLAERIVEWGLVEGPVERVLELGLQRRWTLHGTGHMLGMDVHDCAAARVEFYVDGTLEPGMVLTVEPGLYFQADDLTVPVEYRGIGVRIEDDILVTDSGNRNLSDGLPRRSDEVEAWMAHLKG; from the coding sequence GTGGCGGACGAGCTCAATCCGGCGACCCCGGAGACTGAGACCGAGCCCGAAGAGCCCATCAAGCAGCGGAAGAACGGCCTGTATCCGGGCGTCTCCGACGAGCTTGCCGAGAGCATGAAGTCCGGCTGGGCCGACACCGAGCTGACGGGTCTCGAGCCCATCGCGCAGGCCGGGCACACCGCCGCCCGCCGCGCCGCGCTCTCGGCGCGCTTCCCGGGTGAGCGCCTGGTGATCCCCTCGGGCAATCTGAAGACGCGTTCGAACGACACGGAGTACCCCTTCCGCGCGTCGGTCGAGTACGCGTACCTGACCGGTAACCAGACAGAGGACGGCGTGCTCGTCCTGGAGCCGACGGCCGGTGGTCACAAGGCGACGATCTACCTCCTTCCGCGTTCCGACCGCGAGAACGGTGAGTTCTGGCTCTCGGGGCAGGGCGAGCTGTGGGTCGGCCGCCGGCACTCGCTCGCCGAGGCCGAACAGTTGTACGGCATTCCGGCATCGGACGTGCGCGAGCTGGCCGGCAGGCTGACGGAGGCCACCGGGCCGGTGCGGGTCGTACGCGGGTTCGACGCCGGTATCGAGGCCGCGCTGACCGACAAGGTCACCGCCGAGCGCGACGAGGAACTGCGGGTCTTCCTGTCCGAGGCGCGACTGGTCAAGGACGAGTTCGAGATCGGCGAGCTGCAGAAGGCCGTCGACTCGACGGTGCGCGGTTTCGAGGACGTGGTGAAGGTCCTCGACAAGGCCGAGGCCACCTCCGAGCGGTACATCGAGGGGACCTTCTTCCTCCGCGCGCGGGTCGAGGGCAACGACATCGGCTACGGCTCCATCTGCGCGGCCGGCCCGCACGCCTGCACGCTGCACTGGGTGCGCAACGACGGGGCCGTGCGCTCCGGTGAACTGCTGCTGCTGGACGCGGGCGTCGAGACGCACACGTACTACACGGCCGACGTCACACGGACGCTTCCGATCAACGGCACGTACACCGAGATCCAGAAGAAGATCTACGACGCGGTGTACGACGCCCAGGAGGCCGGGATCGCGGCCGTGCGGCCCGGGGGCAAGTACCGGGACTTCCACGATGCGGCGCAGCGGGTGCTGGCCGAGCGGATCGTGGAGTGGGGGCTTGTCGAGGGGCCCGTGGAGCGGGTGCTGGAGCTGGGGTTGCAGCGGAGGTGGACGCTGCACGGGACTGGGCACATGCTCGGCATGGATGTTCATGACTGTGCTGCGGCGCGGGTGGAGTTCTATGTCGACGGGACGTTGGAGCCGGGGATGGTGCTGACGGTTGAGCCCGGGTTGTACTTCCAGGCGGATGATCTGACCGTGCCTGTGGAGTATCGGGGTATCGGGGTGCGGATCGAGGACGACATCCTGGTGACGGATTCCGGGAATCGGAATCTGTCGGACGGGCTTCCTCGGCGGTCTGACGAGGTCGAGGCTTGGATGGCTCATCTCAAGGGTTGA
- a CDS encoding PP2C family protein-serine/threonine phosphatase has translation MNAPHLPKVAGIDSTVPSPAHTVAPAPAIPDASADTPSLTCPNGPGALLQDRLAGWVSDLTTLHELTERLARTAALADALEELLHAGAALVGARRGLVVLEPGDGLGPDTTVGLGLARADLGHIETIPRGVMPYGQLLDTAAGLPGGESEITHPDLLAEDGLDPRHREVAARLGYAASYSLPLSTESAGRLGAAVWLYDEPAEPVERQRHLVGLYVRYATEHLARLVELERTRACVQTIAAELLPARLPRTAGVQLAARHRTGPRGGGDWYDALPLPDAALGLAVGAVTGSGPSAIAAMGRLRASLRAYAVMEGEDPVAVLSDLELLLRLTEPARCATALFAYCEPALRKVTLAGAGHCPPVVIGERRTAFVETTVSAPLGMLACWEAPSVEFRTEPGDTVLLYTDGLLHRTGDPVDRAFSRLHAAAASVPRQLRDDPGAIADHVLRSMLPDELDASDGQEDVVLLSARFE, from the coding sequence ATGAACGCCCCTCACCTCCCGAAAGTGGCTGGAATCGATTCAACGGTTCCCTCGCCCGCACACACTGTCGCGCCCGCGCCCGCAATCCCGGACGCCTCTGCGGACACACCCTCGCTGACCTGCCCGAACGGCCCCGGTGCCCTCCTTCAGGACCGTCTCGCCGGCTGGGTGTCCGACCTCACAACGCTGCACGAACTCACCGAGCGCCTGGCGCGCACGGCGGCACTCGCCGACGCACTCGAGGAACTGCTGCACGCCGGAGCCGCCCTCGTGGGGGCCCGGCGCGGTCTCGTCGTCCTCGAACCGGGTGACGGCCTGGGCCCCGACACCACCGTTGGCCTGGGGCTGGCCCGCGCGGACCTCGGACACATCGAGACGATCCCGCGCGGCGTGATGCCGTACGGGCAGCTCCTCGACACGGCCGCCGGGCTGCCCGGCGGCGAGAGCGAAATCACACACCCGGACCTCCTCGCCGAGGACGGTCTCGACCCCCGTCACCGCGAGGTGGCCGCCCGCCTCGGCTACGCGGCGAGCTACTCGCTCCCCCTGTCCACCGAGTCCGCGGGCCGCCTCGGCGCGGCCGTCTGGCTGTACGACGAGCCCGCGGAGCCGGTCGAACGGCAGCGCCACCTCGTCGGCCTGTACGTGCGGTACGCGACCGAGCATCTGGCCCGGCTGGTCGAACTTGAACGCACACGCGCGTGCGTGCAGACGATCGCCGCGGAGCTGCTGCCCGCCCGACTGCCCCGGACGGCCGGTGTCCAGCTCGCCGCCCGGCACCGCACCGGCCCGCGCGGCGGCGGCGACTGGTACGACGCGCTGCCGCTCCCCGACGCGGCCCTCGGCCTGGCCGTGGGCGCGGTGACCGGCTCCGGGCCCAGCGCGATCGCCGCGATGGGGCGTCTGCGGGCCTCCCTGCGCGCGTACGCCGTGATGGAGGGCGAGGACCCGGTAGCGGTCCTCTCCGACCTGGAGCTGCTTCTGCGGCTCACCGAGCCCGCCCGCTGCGCCACCGCCCTGTTCGCTTACTGCGAGCCCGCGCTGCGCAAGGTCACGCTGGCCGGTGCCGGGCACTGCCCGCCTGTGGTGATCGGCGAGCGGCGCACGGCGTTCGTGGAGACCACCGTGTCGGCACCGCTCGGGATGCTCGCCTGCTGGGAGGCGCCAAGCGTGGAGTTCCGGACAGAGCCCGGAGACACGGTTCTGCTCTACACCGACGGGCTGCTGCACCGTACCGGCGACCCCGTGGACCGGGCCTTCTCCCGGCTGCACGCGGCGGCGGCGAGCGTGCCCAGGCAGCTGCGGGACGATCCGGGCGCGATCGCCGACCACGTCCTGCGGAGCATGCTGCCGGACGAGCTGGACGCGTCGGACGGTCAGGAGGACGTCGTACTGCTGTCGGCGCGGTTCGAGTGA
- a CDS encoding bifunctional DNA primase/polymerase, translating into MREILGRLGRRRRLLSRRNGGKPEVLGAALTFATGWQWPVLPGVAPDPQGRARCGCPDPECTVPGAHPFDPGLLAATTDERMVRWWWTNRPTAPIILATGGAAPCAVSLPAPAAARALEALDRKGMRLGPVVAAPTRWSLLVKPYTMEQLGELLYAQDFVPGSLRFHSEGGYIALPPTETGQGQIRWERAPLPGSASPWVPDVEAVVDAVVEALTRTGVSAPEL; encoded by the coding sequence ATGCGCGAGATCCTCGGAAGGCTCGGAAGGCGACGCAGGCTCCTGTCCCGGCGTAACGGCGGGAAGCCTGAAGTGCTCGGCGCGGCTCTGACGTTCGCGACCGGATGGCAGTGGCCCGTACTCCCGGGCGTGGCACCGGATCCACAGGGGCGCGCACGCTGCGGCTGCCCCGACCCGGAGTGCACGGTCCCCGGCGCTCACCCGTTCGACCCCGGCCTGCTCGCGGCCACCACCGACGAGCGCATGGTGCGCTGGTGGTGGACCAACAGGCCGACGGCCCCCATCATCCTCGCCACCGGCGGCGCGGCCCCGTGCGCGGTCAGCCTGCCGGCCCCGGCTGCAGCCCGCGCCCTCGAAGCACTGGACCGCAAGGGCATGCGTCTGGGCCCGGTCGTCGCGGCCCCCACCCGCTGGTCGCTGCTCGTGAAGCCGTACACGATGGAACAGCTGGGCGAACTGCTGTACGCGCAGGACTTCGTGCCCGGCTCCCTCCGCTTCCACAGTGAGGGCGGCTACATCGCCCTGCCTCCGACCGAGACCGGCCAGGGCCAGATCCGCTGGGAGCGCGCGCCGCTGCCCGGCTCTGCCTCGCCCTGGGTACCCGATGTCGAGGCCGTGGTGGACGCCGTGGTCGAGGCTCTCACTCGTACGGGTGTGAGCGCGCCCGAGTTGTAG
- a CDS encoding DUF5926 family protein, producing the protein MAKKRPQTKASRPQLSEGEIPVVGAREPCPCNSGRRYKACHGRAAAHAVTELVHRPFEGLPGEGDWVALRELVPAATVELTLKAGLPEGVPSVTLATVLPMAWPALRRDDGSVLLGLQNDTASGDISRDLADTLQRALTAEPGTPVQGRRAPAEGPRLQDLLDPEGAFEPVVHTGFEFWVPDAQNATADVTASLERANDAAIPTVKLTGVDAAYWCETPDKNHLRWVMPHGEEQLLDALARLHAAGQSSLGEGTRLVGSFRAHGLTVPVWDLPTGVTAEDIEKPAAEFAERLTTALASDAPLTPEERRARGGLTNRQVTLS; encoded by the coding sequence ATGGCCAAGAAGCGACCCCAGACGAAGGCCTCGCGGCCGCAGCTGTCCGAGGGAGAGATCCCGGTTGTCGGCGCCCGCGAGCCCTGCCCCTGCAACAGCGGCCGGCGCTACAAGGCCTGTCACGGCCGGGCCGCCGCGCACGCGGTGACCGAACTGGTGCACCGGCCCTTCGAGGGCCTGCCCGGCGAGGGCGACTGGGTGGCCCTGCGCGAGCTGGTCCCCGCCGCCACCGTGGAGCTGACCCTGAAGGCCGGCCTCCCCGAGGGCGTTCCCTCGGTCACACTCGCGACGGTCCTGCCGATGGCCTGGCCCGCCCTGCGCCGCGACGACGGCTCGGTCCTGCTCGGGCTGCAGAACGACACGGCGTCCGGAGACATCAGCCGCGACCTCGCCGACACCCTGCAGCGCGCGCTCACCGCCGAGCCCGGCACGCCCGTCCAGGGCCGCCGCGCCCCGGCCGAGGGCCCGCGACTGCAGGACCTGCTCGACCCCGAAGGCGCGTTCGAGCCAGTTGTGCACACGGGCTTCGAGTTCTGGGTCCCGGACGCGCAGAACGCGACTGCGGACGTCACCGCTTCCCTGGAGCGGGCGAACGACGCAGCCATCCCGACCGTGAAGCTGACGGGCGTCGACGCCGCGTACTGGTGCGAGACGCCGGACAAGAACCACCTGCGCTGGGTGATGCCGCACGGCGAGGAGCAGCTGCTCGACGCCCTCGCGCGTCTCCACGCGGCCGGGCAGTCCAGCCTGGGCGAGGGCACCCGTCTGGTGGGTTCCTTCCGGGCGCACGGCCTCACCGTCCCGGTCTGGGACCTGCCGACCGGCGTCACCGCGGAGGACATCGAGAAGCCGGCCGCCGAGTTCGCCGAGCGCCTCACCACCGCCCTGGCCTCGGACGCTCCCCTCACTCCGGAAGAGCGCCGCGCCCGCGGCGGCCTGACCAACCGACAGGTGACTCTCAGCTGA
- a CDS encoding ATP-binding protein, with product MRHRRRKGRFPVQANGAFTPWRGAKEVSGVALVVAQEVPTSSSMAVPHGPAGVGKARHRMRDQLRTGGVSESVIDDAVLILSELLSNACKHGRPLGEALAGDGDVRAAWRVDSGGRLIVEVTDGGGPTRPVPATPSVTAHGGRGLNIITALANDWGVRDDTRGEVTVWAVVDEDVHSPDSGHRRTDFATRITARSMSAIPELDFADAFDDMD from the coding sequence GTGCGTCACCGAAGGCGGAAGGGACGGTTTCCGGTACAGGCCAATGGGGCATTCACACCGTGGCGTGGGGCAAAGGAGGTCTCGGGGGTGGCGTTGGTGGTGGCACAGGAGGTGCCCACGTCGTCGAGCATGGCCGTTCCCCATGGCCCTGCGGGCGTGGGGAAAGCAAGACACCGGATGCGCGATCAGTTGCGCACGGGCGGTGTGTCGGAATCGGTCATCGACGACGCTGTGTTGATCCTGTCCGAACTCTTGAGCAATGCGTGCAAACACGGTCGGCCACTGGGCGAGGCCCTGGCCGGTGACGGCGACGTCAGGGCCGCGTGGCGCGTGGACTCCGGCGGCAGGCTCATCGTGGAGGTTACGGACGGCGGCGGCCCGACCCGCCCGGTTCCGGCGACCCCTTCGGTCACGGCGCACGGCGGTCGCGGGCTGAACATCATCACGGCGCTGGCCAACGACTGGGGCGTCCGGGACGACACGCGCGGCGAGGTCACGGTGTGGGCAGTCGTCGACGAGGACGTCCACAGCCCGGACTCGGGCCACCGGCGTACGGACTTCGCCACCCGCATCACGGCTCGCTCGATGTCCGCGATACCCGAGCTGGACTTCGCCGACGCGTTCGACGACATGGACTGA
- a CDS encoding glycerophosphodiester phosphodiesterase, whose protein sequence is MTHARQHPIQVVAHRGASEEAPEHTLAAYKKAIEAGADALECDVRLTADGHLVCVHDRRVNRTSNGRGAVSALELADLAALDFGSWKTGDEAPDWEHRPEDREDTSVLTLERLLELVADAGRPVELAIETKHPTRWAGQVEERLLFLLKRFGLDAPATPAVSQVRVMSFSARSLQRVRAASPTLPTVYLNQFLSPRLRDGRLPTGVRIAGPSIRIVRSHPAYVERLKLAGHQVHVWTVNEPEDVSLCVDLGIDAIITNRPGPVLRQLGR, encoded by the coding sequence GTGACCCACGCACGACAGCACCCGATCCAGGTCGTCGCCCACCGCGGAGCCTCCGAAGAGGCGCCCGAGCACACGCTGGCCGCCTACAAGAAGGCGATCGAGGCCGGCGCCGACGCCCTGGAGTGCGATGTACGACTGACCGCGGACGGCCATCTCGTCTGTGTCCACGACCGCCGCGTCAACCGTACGTCGAACGGGCGCGGCGCGGTCTCGGCCCTGGAGCTCGCCGACCTCGCCGCCCTGGACTTCGGTTCCTGGAAGACCGGCGACGAGGCCCCCGACTGGGAGCACCGCCCGGAGGACCGCGAGGACACCTCCGTACTCACCCTGGAGCGGCTGCTCGAACTCGTCGCCGACGCCGGGCGGCCGGTGGAGCTGGCCATCGAGACCAAGCACCCCACGCGCTGGGCGGGCCAGGTCGAGGAGCGGCTGCTGTTCCTGCTCAAGCGGTTCGGTCTGGACGCCCCGGCGACCCCTGCCGTTTCCCAGGTGCGGGTCATGAGCTTCTCGGCGCGCTCGCTGCAGCGCGTCCGGGCGGCCTCGCCGACGCTGCCGACGGTCTATCTGAACCAGTTCCTCTCGCCCCGGCTGCGCGACGGACGGCTGCCCACCGGCGTCCGGATCGCCGGCCCCTCGATCCGTATCGTGCGCAGTCACCCGGCGTACGTCGAGCGGCTGAAACTCGCCGGCCACCAGGTGCACGTCTGGACCGTGAACGAGCCGGAGGACGTCAGCCTCTGCGTCGACCTCGGCATCGACGCCATCATCACCAACCGTCCGGGCCCGGTTCTGCGGCAACTGGGCCGCTGA